TCAACTGCCGAAAGCCGGGCGCGTCAGCCTCAAGATTTATAACGTAACCGGGCAGCTGGTGAAAACCCTGATCAACAAAGATCAGCCGGCCGGGGGCTATACAATCAACTGGGACCGGAAAGACAACAATAGCATGTCGGTCAGCGCCGGGGTGTATATCTATCACTTAAGCACTGACGATAAGTCCCAAAGCCGGAAGATGATAGTACTGAAATAAGTTTAGATAGAATTGTTTTTGGAAAGGAACACTGTGAAAGCATCTTTAAATCTTCTTGCAGGCTTGGTGTCATTGACCGCAGTAGTGTCAATTACGAGTGCTGATAACCTGATAGTCAATCCGCATCTTTCTTATGATCCGTCGATCGCCTCAATAACCACTCAGGTTGACACAATTTCCCTTAAGTATTATATGGAAGGGCTACAATCTTTTTATAACCATAATATATTCAGGTCAAATTATGACAGCACGGTGCAGTGGCTGATAAACCAATTCATGGCGATGGGCATCAGCGATGTCCGGCGGGATACTTTCTATAATCCTTATGCAAATAAAAGTGGCTACAACATAGTGGCAACCCTCCCCGGTTTACAAGATACTTCGATAGTTTATATTGCCGGCGGCCATTATGATGCTGTTGTTGGGGTTGACACAGCCGGTGTGGTTTCATTCTACAGCCCAGGTGCGGATGACAACGGCTCCGGAACCACTGCGGTGCTGGAGATGGCCCGGTTGCTGGCATTGCCTGGCAACCGTCCGAACAGCACGATTAGGTTCATCGCTTTTGATGCCGAAGAAGCAGGGTCTTTGGGAAGCAAGCATTACGCAGGTGAGGCATATCAACAGAACATGAATATCGGGTTGATGAGCAACTATGACTGCATTGGAAGCCATTTATGTGATACTCTGTATCATACAGTACCTCTATCCGGTTCAGAGGTATTCGCCGAATTGCTTTGCCGGACTACAGAGATGTATGGCAACGATGGGACCAACAACATTCGGGCCGTTATAGGGGACGACATGTCAAGCGACTTCATGTCATTTCACGACTTGGGATATCCTACCACTCATAGCCAGGAATACATAGTGGATGTTGCAAAGATACACTCCTTTTACGACAGTACAACCTATATTAATTATCCAGCCATGGCTAACATTATCCGGGGCGGCTTGGGATTATTGTCCACCATTTCAGATTACCCAAGAGTTATTAAGCCGTTAGCAAAGGATGGTGGCAACGGTTCCGAACTTTTGATCACTTGGGAACCAGGTATTGCAAACAATATTGTGGCCCACATGTTATTTTGGGGCTACAGTTCAGGGGTTTATATAGATTCAGCGATCACCGGGCTAAGTGAATATATTATTACCGGGTTGGCGGAAGACAATCTGTATTATGTCGGCATCATAGCGATAGACGATTCTTCCAAGGAAAGCCCAATAAT
The window above is part of the Candidatus Edwardsbacteria bacterium genome. Proteins encoded here:
- a CDS encoding FlgD immunoglobulin-like domain containing protein, whose protein sequence is QLPKAGRVSLKIYNVTGQLVKTLINKDQPAGGYTINWDRKDNNSMSVSAGVYIYHLSTDDKSQSRKMIVLK
- a CDS encoding M20/M25/M40 family metallo-hydrolase — its product is MKASLNLLAGLVSLTAVVSITSADNLIVNPHLSYDPSIASITTQVDTISLKYYMEGLQSFYNHNIFRSNYDSTVQWLINQFMAMGISDVRRDTFYNPYANKSGYNIVATLPGLQDTSIVYIAGGHYDAVVGVDTAGVVSFYSPGADDNGSGTTAVLEMARLLALPGNRPNSTIRFIAFDAEEAGSLGSKHYAGEAYQQNMNIGLMSNYDCIGSHLCDTLYHTVPLSGSEVFAELLCRTTEMYGNDGTNNIRAVIGDDMSSDFMSFHDLGYPTTHSQEYIVDVAKIHSFYDSTTYINYPAMANIIRGGLGLLSTISDYPRVIKPLAKDGGNGSELLITWEPGIANNIVAHMLFWGYSSGVYIDSAITGLSEYIITGLAEDNLYYVGIIAIDDSSKESPIITEVTGTPRSVPLIPSGLTAIPVDSGVTLCWNKNLELDL